The genomic DNA CCATGTTTTCTTGGAAATAACGATCTTTGCTGCCCTGAGCCATTGCACCTAATGACCCCATGCCACGGTAAACTTTGTAGCTCCGTCCCTGGTAAATTACTGTCTCGCCAGGGCTTTCTTCTGTTCCAGCCAGTAAGTTACCAATCATAACAACCTTGGCTCCTGCGGCGAGTGCTTTTACCACATCACCCGAATACTTGATTCCGCCATCTGCGATTATTGGTATATCATAGTCACGGGCAGCTCTTGCACAGTTATAAACTGCAGTAATTTGGGGAACACCGATACCAGCTATTACCCGGGTTGTACAAATAGACCCCGGCCCAATACCAACCTTAACACAATCTGCCCCCGCTTCAATTAGATCTCTAGTCGCGTCTGCGGTTGCTACGTTACCTGCAATCAGTTCAACTTGCGGATAGGCTTTTTTAATTGCCTTAACAGCTTCAAGCACTCCGCGTGAATGCCCGTGAGCAGTATCAATAACAATTACATCAACCTTCGCTGCTACAATTCCATCTACTCTATCAACCATATCAGAGCCAACACCAACTGCTGCGGCTACCAATAATCTCCCCTTGCCATCCTTAGCCGAGTTTGGATACTTTTGGGCCTTTTCAATATCTTTTATCGTTATTAAACCTTTTAAGTAGCCATTTTCATCAACCAGTGGTAATTTTTCGATGCGATGTTTCCGCAAAAGTTCCTTGGCATCTTCCAATGAAGTACCAACAGGTGCAGTAATAAGATGCTCACTAGTCATACATTCACATATTGATCTTGTCAGGTCACTTTCAAACCTTAGATCACGATTGGTAATAATTCCAACTAGCTTATTCCTTTCTGTTACTGGCACACCGGAAATGTGATACTTTTCCATTAAATCATGAGCATCTTGAAGTGTATTATCAGGCGACAAGAAAATTGGATCAACAATGATACCGTGCTCAGACCGTTTTACCTTGTCAATTTCATTTGCTTGGCGCTCAATGGACATATTCTTATGTATTACGCCAATTCCGCCTTCTCTAGCCATAGCAATTGCCATTCGTGCCTCAGTTACAGTATCCATACCGGAACTAATTATAGGAATATTGAGTTTGATATTTTTGGTCAACTGGGTGGAAACCTCCACGTCCTTCGGAAGTACATTCGATTTTGCAGGTACTAAGAGTACATCATCAAAGGTAAGTCCTTCCGCACCAAATTTGTCTGTAAACATTTTTCTGGCTCCTTCTATTAATGTATTTCCAAATATAATAACATATTTAAACTATTCAAATCTACCGTTTTTTATGTAATTAAAAAACTTTTAGCGTAATTTACCAATAAAACAGGAGGTGTCTCCTAAGGACACCTCCTATTTTATTCAATTATATAGACCTTTACTTTCTGCATACCAAAATCCAATGCCTCGGATACAGTCCACATAGCTATATCTATTCGGTTGCCCTTTATAGCCCCACCAGTATCTTCTGCAACACCATACATGCCTTTTTCATTTGAGAATTCTATATACAGTTTAGTTCCTAAGGGAATTATATTAGGATCAACTGCTATTACTCCTGGTCTAACTTGCGTACCAATGTGAGTTAAATTACCCCATTTCCCATTATCATGAGGCCCTGGAGCATAAGCAGTAGCTGTTGCATTAATTACCTTTTTATTTTGGATCTCCGACTTTATATCATCGGAAGGCATTGCAGATACGATCTGTGTGAAAATACCAGTTATTAAAAAAACAACAACCAATAAAGGTAATTTTCTTACAGAAATATTTAGCATAATAACACCCCCTTTTCTAACGCCTACGAAGTTAGCTGACGGGTTCGGTCAAAGGTCAATCCCTACCGCTAGTGCGGATTCACCCCCGGTAACGGTTCCTCCGTTTTCCAAGGAAATTCGGCGTGGATAATATATTACAACATTATAGAAATAAAGACAAACACCAAAATACGCGATAAATTCCTCTATGGTGAGGTATATGTTGATTATATGGGTGTTATTAATAAAAACTATTGATAGCATTTAAATATCAAATAAGAGTATATTTGACTTATAAACATCCGAACTGACGTTTGCAAAATCCTCTATTAATTGCTATAATAA from Veillonellaceae bacterium includes the following:
- the guaB gene encoding IMP dehydrogenase — its product is MFTDKFGAEGLTFDDVLLVPAKSNVLPKDVEVSTQLTKNIKLNIPIISSGMDTVTEARMAIAMAREGGIGVIHKNMSIERQANEIDKVKRSEHGIIVDPIFLSPDNTLQDAHDLMEKYHISGVPVTERNKLVGIITNRDLRFESDLTRSICECMTSEHLITAPVGTSLEDAKELLRKHRIEKLPLVDENGYLKGLITIKDIEKAQKYPNSAKDGKGRLLVAAAVGVGSDMVDRVDGIVAAKVDVIVIDTAHGHSRGVLEAVKAIKKAYPQVELIAGNVATADATRDLIEAGADCVKVGIGPGSICTTRVIAGIGVPQITAVYNCARAARDYDIPIIADGGIKYSGDVVKALAAGAKVVMIGNLLAGTEESPGETVIYQGRSYKVYRGMGSLGAMAQGSKDRYFQENMDKLVPEGIEGRVPYKGAVAETVFQIIGGLRAGMGYCGVANIEELITKTKFIRITGAGLKESHPHDINITKESPNYSL